A genomic window from Vitis riparia cultivar Riparia Gloire de Montpellier isolate 1030 chromosome 18, EGFV_Vit.rip_1.0, whole genome shotgun sequence includes:
- the LOC117905640 gene encoding disease resistance protein RPV1-like, translated as MAFANPRSQRASSSSISTRGWNYDVFLSFRGEDTRHTFTDHLYRALNRKGIRTFRDTEEIRRGEEIAPELLKAIEESRICLIILSKNYAHSRWCLEELAKIMDCREQMGKLVFPIFYHVDPYSEELDTGNHKGAFFYDDRNGDEEGRRKIERWREALKTVANVMGWYLRDGSETRVIEEITSTIWKCLNRELLHVEKNLVGMDRGRASSSSTSIGPWDYEVFLSFRGQDISHSFTDHLYAALYQNGIRTFRLDDHKGEEIESCTSKAIEKARCILVILSEHYAHSRGCLRELVKFIECKNQNGKLVIPIFYHVEPYPMCGNRRGLMEKHSKIMK; from the exons ATGGCTTTTGCAAACCCTCGAAGTCAAAGAgcgtcttcttcttctatttctaCTCGTGGATGGAATTACGATGTTTTCTTAAGCTTTAGGGGTGAAGACACCCGCCATACTTTTACAGATCATCTCTACAGAGCTTTGAATCGGAAAGGGATTCGTACCTTTAGGGATACCGAAGAGATACGAAGAGGAGAAGAGATTGCACCAGAACTTCTAAAAGCTATTGAAGAGTCAAGGATTTGTCTCATAATTCTGTCGAAAAACTATGCCCATTCTAGGTGGTGTTTGGAAGAACTGGCGAAGATCATGGATTGCAGGGAGCAAATgggaaaattagtttttcctattttctacCACGTGGACCCATACTCTGAGGAACTAGATACGGGTAATCATAAAGGTGCATTTTTCTATGATGACAGGAATGGAGATGAGGAGGGAAGGAGGAAGATAGAGAGATGGAGGGAAGCGTTGAAGACGGTGGCGAATGTTATGGGATGGTATTTACGTGATGG GTCAGAGACACGTGTTATTGAGGAGATTACTTCCACTATTTGGAAGTGTTTAAATCGGGAACTCTTACATGTTGAGAAGAACCTTGTTGGGATGGATCGTGGAAGGgcgtcttcttcttctacttctattGGCCCATGGGATTATGAAGTTTTCTTGAGCTTTAGGGGTCAAGATATTAGCCACAGTTTCACGGATCATCTCTATGCAGCTTTGTATCAGAACGGAATTCGTACCTTTAGACTGGATGATCACAAGGGAGAAGAGATTGAATCATGTACTTCTAAAGCTATTGAGAAGGCAAGATGCATCCTCGTAATTCTCTCGGAACACTATGCCCATTCCCGTGGGTGTTTGAGGGAATTGGTGAAGTTCATTGAGTGCAAGaaccaaaatggaaaattagTCATTCCGATTTTCTACCACGTGGAACCATATCCGATGTGCGGAAACAGAAGGGGACTTATGGAAAAGCATTCCAAGATCATGAAATAA